TAACAAGCGCAGGAATTTCTTCACTGTATGTTTCTTGAAGAAGAGAATCTGCACTATTAAATACTTTCATCTGCACTTGTACAATACTAGAATCGTTGATTTGCTCTCCGTCGCCTCGCTCACGAACTATATACTTCATTCCTTCGTGTTCGCCTTCTTTTTTAGCAGAATCACATGACCAAGAAATTGCTCCTAAAAGAAATAATAGAACAAAGTGATGTAAAGAAAAAGATTTCATTTTTTAATTTTTAGATAAAATAACTAGAATAAATAATGTTTTTTAATTGAAATACGCTGGCATTAGCCTACAAAGGTCTAATATAAAAACCAAAGTAGAAAAGATTTATAGAAAATTAATTTTTAAAAAGCTGATTACTGGGGAGTTGTAGTAAGCTCTGTACGATGCTCTTTGATAAGGTTTTCAAAACGCTCTACCACTTTTCCAATAGGCTCTGTACTTCTGCCTCCTGCTGCATTGTGATGTCCTCCTCCTCCAAAATAATTACGAGCAAAATCAGCTACTGAAAATGTTCCGACAGAACGAAAAGACATTCTGACTTCATTTCCATAGTCAATCAGAATAGCTGCAAAGTCAATCCCTTCAATAGAGAGAGCGTAGTTTACAATTCCTTCTGTATCGCCAGACTGTGTGTTATATCTGAGGGTGTCTTTTTGCTTCAAAACAAAATAGGCTGTTCTCAAATCCTTTCTTACAGTTAGGCAGCTTGAAAGAGCATGTCCTAGAAGGCGAATCCTGTTTTCTGTATTGCTATCATATACTTTACGCTGTACGTAAGAAGAATCTAAGCCCATATCCATCAAGTCAGCAGCAATGCGATGTATTTTTCCAGTTGTATTTGGGTGTTTGAAAGACGCTGTATCTGTCATTATTCCTGCATAAAGACACTGTGCTGTTGGAATATCTATCAAATGTCTGTCATTCAAAAGCAAAATCAAGTCATAGACAAGTTCTGCTGTTGCTGCTGCTGTAATATCCCACAATTCAAATTGAGCAAAATCTGTTTTTCCTCTATGATGGTCTATCATCAAAATAGGCGTATCAGGATTTTTTTCAATAAAAGTATCTAAGGGAGCTGTTCTATTAGGGCTAGAAAAATCTAAGCAACAAATTAGAGTAGCCTCTGAAACTAATTTTTCAATTTCTTGATGAGTTCTTTCTGAATATACTACCACTTCATCGTTTTGAGGCATCCAATTCAAAAAACTTGGATATTCGGTAGGTGAAATAACTGTAGTCTGATGATTTTTCTTTTGTAAATATAAAGATAAAGCTCTGCAAGAACCCAAAGCATCAGCATCTGGGCGTTGATGTGGGAAGATAACCACTTTTTGAGGAGTGCTTAAAAGTTCTGCTAGACCTGCTAAATTTTGCATGCAAAATATGCTTAGTGAGTAAATTGTAGAAATCTAAATATTTGATTAATTGAAAATTAAAATGAGGTAGATTTCTCTAAAAAAACATGACAAAGATACCAAAACTTTTTAGTTATTGATTTTTGTATAGAGTAGAATCCAAAATAAATTGTTTTTTTAAATACAAATCTACTCTATTGATTCATATACTATATTTCAATTTAGGTTTCTTCAAACAAGATATATTTTTAAAAGTTATGCTTACATACTAAATATTAAAGGTTATTACAGATAGTTTTATATAAGATTCTTCTAGGCTGTTGTATTTGGTAAACGCAGCGTATTTTTTATGCAGATAATGATGTCTGAACTATCTGTCATAAACCGTGATAGCTTTGCTAGCTTTTAGGTCTTAAACAACTTTAAAGATATTTTTTAAACTATGAAATCTAATCGAAGAGAATTTCTTAAACTTTTAACTTATTCTACGCTTGGAATGGGAATAGCTACAAGTCCTATATTGACAAGCTGTGCACCTCTTTTTTCTACAAAAATGAAACACAATGGATTTAAAAAAGCTATAGTTATTGGTAGTGGTTATGGTGGAGCTGTAGCTGCACTACGTCTAACGCAAAGAAATATTCCTACTTTGTTGCTAGAAATGGGGCAAGAATGGAAACTGACACCTAATCATGATACATTTTGTAAAATGATTAGAGCCGATAAACGTTCAAGTTGGAGAAGTACTGTTCCAAATGCTCCTATTACCATTCCTTTTTTTATAAAAAAATATGCTGGAGTTTTGGATAAAGAAAAACATCCCAATATGGATGTTTTTTTAGGACGTGGATTAGGTGGAGGTTCTTTAGTAAACGGAGGAATTGCTATTACTCCTGATAAAAACTATTTTAAAAAAATACTCCCTTCTATAGATAGTCAAGAAATGTTTGAAAAGTATTTTCCTTTAGCTAATAAGGAATTACGTGTAAATACTATTGACTCTAAATTTTTCGAAGAAACTCCTTATTATCAGTTTTCAAGAATAGCACGAGAAGATGCAAAAAAAGCAGGGTATCAAACCAAATTTTTTCCTAATGTATATGATTTTGAATATATGCAAAAGGAAGCCAAAGGAGAAGTTTATAAATCAGCCTTAAATGGAGAGGTTATTTATGGAAATAATGCAGGAAAATGGACATTAGACCGAACCTATATTGCTCAAGCTACTCAAACAAAAAACTTAGAAGTCCGAACATTATCTCAAGTAACTCATATTGAAGAGCTAGAAAACGGACATTATAAAATACTTGTTACTAAACTTAACACCAAAGCAGAGCCTATACATCAAGAAACATATACGTGTCAGTATCTATTTTTAGGCGCAGGAAGTATGGGAACGTCTAAATTACTCTTAAAGTCTAAGTATGAAGGAGGACTGCACAAACTCAATGAAAAAGTAGGACAAGAATGGGGAAGTAATGGAAACATAATGACTGGAAGAAATTTTGTAAGCGCAACAGGTAGAAAACAATCTACTATTCCTGTCTTGGGAATAGATGGTTGGGACGACCCTGAAAATCCTATTTTTGCTGAGATAGCTCCTTTACCTATGAACCTAGAAACATGGACAACACTTTATCTTGCCATTACTCAAAATCCAGAAAGAGGATATTTCGAATACAATAAAGCTACAAGAGAAGTACAATTAATTTGGGGTGAAAATCAAAATTACCAAGCCAAACAAGCAGCCAAAAAATTTATTGATAGAATGAATAAAGCAAATGGAGGTACAAGGTCACATTTACTTTTTAATAATGGATATG
This portion of the Bernardetia sp. genome encodes:
- a CDS encoding GMC oxidoreductase, with translation MKSNRREFLKLLTYSTLGMGIATSPILTSCAPLFSTKMKHNGFKKAIVIGSGYGGAVAALRLTQRNIPTLLLEMGQEWKLTPNHDTFCKMIRADKRSSWRSTVPNAPITIPFFIKKYAGVLDKEKHPNMDVFLGRGLGGGSLVNGGIAITPDKNYFKKILPSIDSQEMFEKYFPLANKELRVNTIDSKFFEETPYYQFSRIAREDAKKAGYQTKFFPNVYDFEYMQKEAKGEVYKSALNGEVIYGNNAGKWTLDRTYIAQATQTKNLEVRTLSQVTHIEELENGHYKILVTKLNTKAEPIHQETYTCQYLFLGAGSMGTSKLLLKSKYEGGLHKLNEKVGQEWGSNGNIMTGRNFVSATGRKQSTIPVLGIDGWDDPENPIFAEIAPLPMNLETWTTLYLAITQNPERGYFEYNKATREVQLIWGENQNYQAKQAAKKFIDRMNKANGGTRSHLLFNNGYGDDFCYHPLGGCVLGKATDNYGRIKNYKNLYAIDGSLIPGSVGVNPFVTITAVAERNIDYILKEDFIDE
- a CDS encoding DHH family phosphoesterase, with translation MQNLAGLAELLSTPQKVVIFPHQRPDADALGSCRALSLYLQKKNHQTTVISPTEYPSFLNWMPQNDEVVVYSERTHQEIEKLVSEATLICCLDFSSPNRTAPLDTFIEKNPDTPILMIDHHRGKTDFAQFELWDITAAATAELVYDLILLLNDRHLIDIPTAQCLYAGIMTDTASFKHPNTTGKIHRIAADLMDMGLDSSYVQRKVYDSNTENRIRLLGHALSSCLTVRKDLRTAYFVLKQKDTLRYNTQSGDTEGIVNYALSIEGIDFAAILIDYGNEVRMSFRSVGTFSVADFARNYFGGGGHHNAAGGRSTEPIGKVVERFENLIKEHRTELTTTPQ